One window of Mesorhizobium sp. PAMC28654 genomic DNA carries:
- the soxG gene encoding sarcosine oxidase subunit gamma family protein produces MVDRQSPLEPELRLGSHGNFENGIDVILSETSPGSIVQLAAWPGEEKMLMAGIRAVTGLALPDGAGGGSSDGVKSVFGFAPGKFTVVDEAEGLDAAFAKVITPAIGTVTDLSHGRTAIRIAGPKAEWVLAKFFAIDFALPAFPVGAGRSTVHHDVFAQIQRTGADQFDIYVFRSFARSFWKALCHAADEVGYEVV; encoded by the coding sequence ATGGTTGATCGTCAATCACCGCTGGAGCCGGAGCTGCGCCTCGGCTCGCACGGCAATTTCGAGAATGGCATCGATGTCATCCTTTCCGAGACGAGCCCAGGCTCTATCGTGCAACTCGCCGCATGGCCGGGCGAGGAAAAGATGCTGATGGCCGGCATCCGCGCGGTTACCGGCCTTGCCTTGCCTGATGGCGCCGGAGGCGGCAGTTCCGACGGCGTGAAATCGGTGTTCGGCTTCGCGCCGGGAAAATTCACCGTGGTCGACGAGGCCGAGGGCCTGGACGCGGCCTTTGCCAAGGTCATTACCCCTGCCATCGGCACGGTGACCGATCTCTCCCATGGCCGGACCGCCATCCGCATCGCGGGGCCGAAGGCCGAATGGGTGCTGGCGAAATTCTTCGCCATCGACTTCGCGCTGCCGGCCTTCCCCGTTGGTGCCGGCCGCTCGACCGTTCATCACGATGTCTTCGCGCAGATCCAGCGCACCGGCGCCGACCAGTTCGACATCTATGTCTTCCGTTCGTTCGCCCGGTCGTTCTGGAAGGCACTGTGCCACGCCGCCGACGAGGTCGGCTACGAGGTGGTGTAG
- a CDS encoding sarcosine oxidase subunit alpha, with the protein MSPRRTETGGRIDRLRTIRFTFDGAHYTGHAGDTLASALLANGVTLFGRSFKYHRPRGVLTAGVEEPNALVTVLKGEVREPNVPATMVEIHDGLTALSQNRFPSLAWDVNAVNQLGGKILSAGFYYKTFMGPVVGPLKGTRFWMFCEHFIRRAAGLGRAGSAGDAARYERMNAFCDVLVVGSGPAGLMAAKAAADQGARVILAELDPHFGGSAKWSGETIDGVPAADWAKRTATQLEGYDNVRLLPRTTVWGYYDGNTLAALERVTDHKERAAKGEPRHRYWAIRARSVVLATGSFERPLVFPGNDRPGVMLAHAAERYVNEYGVLPGSRIALFTNNDSAYRAALSLKKAGAAIVAIIDVRPELSSEMRALAADAEAEILSGHAVVATEGSKALSGIKVQRFDMANGALSGEARSIHADCLLMSGGWSPTIHLASQAGARAEWNAARQAFLPPKPTQKWIGAGAFTGSFSTTEAIAEGRAAGISAAGGTSTPAVLPTVEATPGDPDPAPVFEIRAKGKSFVDFQHDVTAEDVRLAHREGFVSVEHLKRYTTLGMATDQGKSSNIPGLAIMAEALGKPIPEVGTTRFRPPFAPVSIGSLAAERFGDLKPERLTPMHDWHMENGATMYSAGLWYRPMIYGLPGETVEQAYVREAKATRESAGIVDVSTLGKIAVQGPNAAEFLDRVYTNMFSTLAVGKARYGLMLREDGLAFDDGTTWRLGEQDFLMTTTTANAGKVMQHLEYFLDVIWPELKVHVTSVTDEWAGAAIGGPKARQILAACVTGTAVDNATLPFMGIVRGDIAGVPVMICRLSFSGEMAFEVYSGAGYGTHVWEALIEAGKPFGLVTYGLEALGTMRIEKGHVTGAEIDGRTTARDLHLDWMLSKKKPFIGSAMMDREGLIAPERLELVGLISLDNKPLNGGSHIVEELDEANPHGSIGHITACCYSPALGKHIALALVEGGKARHGTRAHVSDPLRNRFGPIEIVSNHFFDPDGSRMHG; encoded by the coding sequence ATGAGCCCGCGCCGCACCGAGACCGGCGGCCGGATCGACCGGCTGCGGACCATCCGTTTCACCTTCGATGGCGCGCACTACACCGGCCACGCCGGCGACACGCTGGCTTCAGCCCTCCTGGCCAATGGCGTCACGCTGTTCGGACGCTCGTTCAAGTACCACCGCCCGCGCGGCGTGCTGACGGCCGGTGTCGAGGAGCCGAACGCCCTGGTGACCGTCCTGAAGGGCGAGGTTCGCGAACCCAACGTCCCGGCCACCATGGTCGAGATCCATGACGGGCTGACGGCGCTGAGCCAGAACCGCTTTCCGTCGCTTGCCTGGGACGTCAACGCGGTCAATCAGCTCGGCGGCAAGATCCTGTCCGCCGGCTTCTACTACAAGACCTTCATGGGACCGGTCGTCGGCCCGCTGAAAGGCACTCGCTTCTGGATGTTCTGCGAGCATTTCATCCGCCGCGCCGCCGGGCTTGGCCGTGCCGGCTCGGCTGGGGACGCGGCGCGCTACGAGCGCATGAATGCGTTCTGCGATGTGCTTGTGGTCGGCTCCGGCCCGGCCGGACTGATGGCCGCCAAGGCGGCTGCCGATCAGGGCGCACGCGTCATCCTCGCCGAACTTGATCCGCATTTCGGCGGTTCCGCCAAATGGTCGGGCGAAACCATCGACGGTGTGCCGGCGGCGGATTGGGCAAAGCGCACGGCCACCCAGCTGGAAGGCTATGACAATGTTCGCCTGCTGCCGCGCACGACGGTCTGGGGTTACTACGACGGCAACACGCTGGCCGCTCTCGAACGGGTCACCGACCACAAGGAGAGGGCCGCCAAGGGTGAGCCTCGCCACCGCTACTGGGCGATCCGCGCCAGGTCGGTGGTGTTGGCCACCGGTTCTTTCGAACGGCCGCTGGTGTTTCCAGGCAACGATCGCCCGGGCGTGATGCTGGCCCATGCCGCCGAGCGCTACGTCAATGAATATGGCGTTCTGCCGGGCAGCAGGATCGCGCTGTTCACCAACAATGACAGCGCCTATCGGGCAGCCCTGTCGCTGAAGAAGGCGGGCGCCGCGATCGTCGCCATCATCGACGTGCGCCCGGAGCTTTCGAGCGAGATGCGCGCCCTGGCCGCCGACGCCGAGGCCGAGATCCTGTCAGGCCACGCCGTGGTCGCCACGGAAGGTAGCAAGGCCCTGTCGGGCATCAAGGTGCAACGCTTCGACATGGCCAATGGCGCGCTGAGCGGCGAAGCGCGCAGCATCCACGCCGATTGCCTGCTGATGTCCGGAGGCTGGTCGCCGACCATCCATCTGGCCAGCCAGGCCGGCGCCAGGGCGGAATGGAACGCCGCCCGGCAAGCCTTCCTGCCGCCGAAACCGACGCAGAAATGGATCGGCGCCGGCGCTTTCACCGGCAGTTTTTCGACGACCGAGGCTATCGCCGAAGGCCGAGCCGCCGGCATCTCCGCGGCCGGTGGAACAAGCACGCCGGCGGTGTTGCCCACTGTCGAAGCGACACCCGGCGATCCCGATCCGGCTCCGGTCTTCGAGATCAGGGCCAAGGGCAAGAGCTTTGTCGACTTCCAGCATGACGTGACCGCCGAGGACGTGCGGCTGGCGCATCGCGAGGGCTTCGTCTCGGTCGAGCATCTGAAGCGCTACACCACGCTGGGCATGGCGACGGACCAGGGCAAGAGCTCCAACATTCCCGGCCTCGCCATCATGGCGGAAGCACTGGGCAAGCCGATCCCGGAGGTTGGTACGACCCGTTTCCGGCCACCCTTCGCGCCGGTATCCATCGGCTCGCTGGCGGCGGAGCGTTTTGGCGACCTGAAGCCAGAACGGCTGACGCCGATGCATGACTGGCACATGGAAAACGGCGCCACCATGTATTCCGCCGGTCTCTGGTATCGTCCGATGATCTACGGCCTGCCCGGCGAAACGGTCGAGCAAGCCTATGTGCGCGAAGCCAAGGCAACGCGCGAAAGCGCCGGCATCGTTGACGTCTCGACGCTCGGCAAGATCGCCGTGCAAGGTCCCAACGCGGCGGAATTCCTCGACCGTGTCTACACCAACATGTTTTCGACGCTGGCCGTCGGCAAGGCGCGCTACGGGCTCATGCTGCGCGAGGACGGCCTTGCCTTCGACGACGGCACCACATGGCGGCTCGGCGAACAGGATTTCCTGATGACCACCACCACGGCCAATGCCGGCAAGGTGATGCAGCATCTGGAGTATTTCCTTGATGTCATCTGGCCGGAGCTGAAGGTCCACGTCACCTCGGTGACCGACGAATGGGCGGGCGCGGCGATCGGCGGACCGAAGGCAAGGCAGATCCTCGCCGCTTGCGTCACCGGCACCGCCGTCGACAATGCCACCTTGCCGTTCATGGGCATCGTGCGCGGCGACATCGCCGGCGTCCCGGTGATGATTTGCCGGCTGTCCTTCTCCGGCGAAATGGCCTTCGAAGTCTATTCCGGCGCCGGCTACGGCACCCATGTCTGGGAAGCGCTGATCGAAGCCGGAAAACCATTCGGGCTGGTAACCTACGGGCTTGAAGCGCTGGGCACTATGCGCATCGAGAAAGGCCATGTCACGGGCGCCGAGATCGACGGCCGCACCACGGCGCGCGACCTGCATCTCGACTGGATGCTGTCGAAGAAGAAGCCGTTCATCGGCTCGGCTATGATGGACCGCGAGGGCCTGATCGCCCCCGAGCGCCTGGAACTCGTCGGCCTGATCTCGCTCGACAACAAGCCGCTCAATGGCGGCTCACATATCGTCGAGGAGCTTGACGAGGCCAATCCGCACGGCTCCATCGGCCACATCACTGCCTGTTGCTATTCGCCGGCGCTGGGCAAGCATATCGCGCTGGCGCTGGTCGAGGGTGGCAAGGCACGCCACGGCACGCGTGCCCATGTCTCCGACCCGCTGCGCAATCGCTTCGGGCCAATCGAGATCGTCTCAAACCACTTCTTTGATCCGGACGGGAGCCGCATGCATGGTTGA
- a CDS encoding FAD-binding oxidoreductase — protein sequence MAERYQSFGLATSPAARAVTADDGVAMLKTREAKKDGLLAYGNGRSYGDSCQNAAGAVVDMRSLNRIRAFNPETGVIEAEAGVLLSDIIAHAAPYGFFPAVVPGTQFVTLGGAIANDVHGKNHHRRGTFGCHVESFALLRSDGRTYRCSATDHARLFRATIGGMGLTGLILSALVRLMRVPSLDIVEKATPFRDLGEFFGLAEAADQANEYAVAWIDQLAGGRNSGRGLLFTGNHAEHGSHVASHATGALSVPVQPPFNVLNRPFLTAFNAAYRWKKGRSSAPRHVGYQGFFFPLDGVRDWNRLYGPKGLFQHQSVVPEDTARQVVPALLAAARKAGQGSFLTVLKRFGSIRSPALLSFPRPGFTLTLDFPNRGAPTLALLSELDRITVEAGGAVNPYKDARMGAEILASSFPDWQRLEALRDPAFMSSFWARTAKRLDGRRAAAEAAE from the coding sequence ATGGCCGAGCGTTACCAAAGCTTCGGCCTCGCCACGTCACCGGCAGCACGCGCAGTCACCGCCGATGATGGTGTCGCGATGCTGAAGACCCGGGAGGCGAAGAAGGACGGCCTGCTCGCATACGGCAATGGCCGCTCCTACGGCGATTCCTGCCAGAACGCGGCAGGCGCCGTCGTCGACATGCGCTCGCTGAACCGCATCCGCGCCTTCAATCCCGAAACCGGCGTTATCGAGGCCGAGGCCGGGGTTCTCCTGTCCGACATCATTGCGCATGCTGCACCTTACGGCTTCTTTCCGGCAGTTGTCCCGGGCACCCAGTTCGTCACGCTTGGCGGCGCCATCGCCAACGACGTCCACGGCAAGAACCACCACCGGCGCGGCACGTTCGGCTGTCATGTCGAATCCTTCGCGTTGCTGCGTTCGGACGGCCGAACATATCGCTGCTCGGCCACCGACCATGCACGCCTGTTCCGCGCGACGATCGGCGGCATGGGGCTGACCGGCCTGATCCTGTCGGCCTTGGTCCGCCTGATGCGGGTGCCTTCGCTCGACATCGTCGAGAAGGCGACACCATTTCGCGATCTCGGTGAATTCTTCGGCCTTGCCGAGGCCGCCGACCAGGCCAATGAATATGCCGTCGCCTGGATCGACCAGCTTGCCGGCGGCCGCAACAGCGGGCGCGGCCTGTTGTTCACCGGCAACCATGCCGAGCATGGCTCGCACGTGGCCTCGCACGCAACTGGGGCATTGTCGGTACCGGTCCAGCCGCCGTTCAATGTGCTCAACCGGCCGTTCCTCACCGCTTTCAATGCAGCGTACCGATGGAAGAAAGGCCGGTCTTCCGCGCCGCGCCATGTCGGTTACCAGGGCTTCTTCTTTCCGCTCGACGGGGTCCGTGACTGGAATCGGCTTTATGGACCGAAAGGGCTGTTCCAGCACCAGAGCGTCGTGCCGGAAGACACCGCGCGCCAGGTCGTGCCGGCACTGCTCGCGGCGGCACGAAAGGCCGGGCAAGGCTCGTTCCTGACCGTGCTGAAACGCTTCGGCTCGATCCGTTCGCCGGCTCTGCTGTCGTTTCCCCGGCCGGGGTTCACGCTGACGCTCGACTTTCCCAACCGGGGCGCACCAACGCTTGCGTTGCTGTCGGAACTCGACCGCATCACCGTGGAAGCCGGCGGCGCGGTCAATCCGTACAAGGATGCCCGCATGGGCGCCGAAATCCTCGCTTCGTCCTTTCCAGATTGGCAGCGCCTGGAAGCGCTGCGCGATCCCGCCTTCATGTCGAGCTTCTGGGCACGGACAGCGAAAAGACTCGATGGGCGGCGCGCCGCCGCCGAGGCCGCGGAATAG
- a CDS encoding sarcosine oxidase subunit beta encodes MAEYSAFSLLANALKGNKDWKPAWRKPDPKASYDVIIIGGGGHGLATAYYLAKEHGITNVAVLEKGWLGSGNVGRNTTAVRSNYLLPANTRFYEHSMKLWEDLSHDLNYNVMFSQRGCLNLAHTPAQFDDYARRGNAMRHLGVDAELMTPAEIKRLIPALDMSNTARFPVLGGLMQRRAGTARHDAVAWGYARGADRRGVDIVENCEVTGFLRDGDRITGVTTSRGDIRAKKVAVTVAGSTGRVMQLAGIETMPIESHVLQAFVTESLKPFIDTVVTFGMGHFYMSQSDKGGLVYGGDIDGYNSYAQRGNLPIVDEVMSEMLALFPGLARVRMLRSWGGVCDMSMDGSPIITTGPLPGMYLNCGWCYGGFKATPASGWCFAWTIAKDQPHEFNAPFTLDRFHRGHVIDDKGQGANPRLH; translated from the coding sequence ATGGCAGAGTACTCGGCCTTTTCGCTGCTCGCGAACGCGCTCAAGGGAAACAAGGACTGGAAGCCGGCCTGGCGCAAGCCGGACCCGAAAGCGTCCTATGATGTCATCATCATCGGTGGTGGCGGCCACGGACTGGCGACCGCCTACTATCTGGCCAAGGAACATGGCATCACCAATGTCGCCGTGCTGGAAAAAGGCTGGCTTGGGTCGGGTAATGTCGGGCGCAACACCACGGCTGTCCGCTCCAACTATCTGTTGCCCGCCAATACCCGCTTCTACGAACATTCGATGAAGCTGTGGGAGGACCTGTCGCACGATCTCAACTACAACGTCATGTTCTCGCAGCGCGGCTGCCTCAACCTCGCGCACACGCCGGCCCAGTTCGATGACTACGCAAGGCGCGGCAACGCCATGCGCCACCTCGGCGTCGACGCAGAACTGATGACGCCGGCTGAGATCAAGCGCCTGATCCCGGCGTTGGATATGTCGAACACAGCGCGTTTCCCGGTTCTCGGTGGACTGATGCAGCGTCGCGCCGGCACGGCCCGCCACGACGCTGTCGCCTGGGGCTATGCACGTGGCGCCGATCGTCGCGGCGTCGACATCGTCGAGAACTGCGAGGTCACCGGCTTCCTCCGCGATGGTGACCGCATCACCGGCGTCACGACCTCGCGTGGCGATATCCGCGCCAAAAAAGTTGCCGTGACCGTGGCCGGCAGCACCGGCCGCGTCATGCAACTGGCCGGCATCGAGACAATGCCAATCGAGAGCCACGTGCTGCAGGCCTTCGTCACCGAATCGCTGAAACCGTTCATCGATACGGTGGTGACCTTCGGCATGGGCCACTTCTACATGTCGCAGTCCGACAAGGGCGGCCTTGTCTATGGCGGCGATATCGACGGCTACAACAGCTACGCCCAGCGCGGTAATTTGCCTATCGTCGACGAGGTGATGAGCGAGATGCTGGCATTGTTCCCCGGCCTCGCCCGCGTCCGCATGCTGCGCTCATGGGGCGGCGTCTGCGACATGTCGATGGACGGCTCGCCGATCATCACCACCGGCCCCCTGCCCGGCATGTATCTCAACTGCGGCTGGTGCTATGGCGGCTTCAAGGCGACGCCCGCCTCCGGCTGGTGCTTTGCCTGGACCATCGCCAAGGATCAGCCGCACGAATTCAACGCGCCCTTCACGCTCGACCGCTTCCACCGCGGCCACGTCATCGACGACAAGGGCCAGGGCGCGAACCCCAGGCTGCATTAG
- a CDS encoding sarcosine oxidase subunit delta, translated as MLITCPYCGPRDVIEFTYQGDANRERPNPASQNLDAWNAYVYDRLNPAGDHNEFWQHSGGCRSHLRVIRNTLTHEISSVAFARGDHASTSRRKAEGKS; from the coding sequence ATGTTGATCACCTGTCCCTATTGCGGCCCCCGCGACGTCATCGAGTTCACCTATCAGGGTGACGCCAACCGCGAGCGCCCCAATCCGGCCTCGCAGAACCTCGATGCCTGGAACGCCTATGTCTACGACAGGCTGAACCCGGCCGGCGACCACAACGAATTCTGGCAGCATTCCGGCGGCTGCCGCTCCCATCTCAGGGTTATCAGAAACACGCTGACGCACGAGATTTCCAGCGTTGCCTTCGCGCGCGGTGATCACGCCTCGACTTCCCGTCGCAAGGCGGAGGGCAAGTCATGA
- a CDS encoding UbiA family prenyltransferase produces the protein MDARSDRNAIPLAVDLDGTLISTDLLWEGLFILLKKNPLYIFLVPFWAAGGPARLKQAIAQRIDIDPASLPYRDVLLQRLRAEHAEGRKIVLATGTPRKFAEAIAGHLGIFDRVLATDGLDNLTAGKKRASLVAAYGDGGFDYAGNSRHDLKVFDAARTAIVVAPDRHAARWQAANGAEMVPAPKPTFRTIVKMLRVHQWLKNSLIVVPMVLAHQYFSPNMIWECMLAFISFSAVASAIYILNDFFDLALDRKHATKRNRPFASGALSIPFGIGAIVVLLAVGVCTSLALSIEFLAVLGAYIVVTTAYSLSFKRMLLVDVLTLAGLYSIRVLAGAAATGVAVSFWLLAFSIFFFLSLALVKRYVELRTTAIPAGERIAGRGYRTEDQEIVAQAGMASAFSSALVLALYMDSVAVRELYPHPWLIWPLAPIVLYLTMRVWILARRDEMHDDPVVFIIRDWRSQIVVFIGAVLLVIGGW, from the coding sequence ATGGACGCGCGATCGGACAGGAACGCTATTCCGCTTGCGGTCGATCTCGACGGCACGCTGATCTCGACCGATCTGTTGTGGGAAGGGCTGTTCATCCTTCTCAAGAAGAACCCGCTCTACATCTTCCTCGTGCCCTTCTGGGCCGCTGGCGGCCCGGCTCGCCTGAAGCAGGCCATTGCCCAGCGCATAGACATAGATCCGGCTTCGTTGCCCTACCGCGACGTGCTGCTTCAGCGCCTTCGCGCCGAGCATGCCGAAGGCCGCAAGATCGTGCTGGCGACCGGCACGCCACGCAAATTCGCCGAGGCCATCGCCGGCCATCTGGGCATTTTCGACCGGGTGCTGGCGACCGACGGCCTCGACAATCTGACCGCCGGCAAGAAGCGCGCCTCGCTTGTCGCGGCCTATGGCGATGGTGGGTTCGATTATGCCGGCAACAGCCGGCACGACCTCAAGGTCTTCGATGCCGCCCGCACCGCTATTGTCGTGGCGCCGGACCGGCACGCCGCGCGCTGGCAGGCAGCGAATGGCGCCGAGATGGTGCCGGCGCCGAAGCCGACGTTCCGGACCATCGTCAAGATGCTGCGCGTGCATCAGTGGTTGAAGAACTCGCTGATCGTGGTGCCGATGGTGCTGGCGCACCAATATTTCAGCCCCAACATGATCTGGGAATGCATGCTGGCGTTCATCTCGTTCAGCGCGGTGGCGTCGGCCATCTACATCCTCAACGATTTCTTCGATCTCGCACTCGACCGTAAACACGCCACCAAGCGTAACCGGCCGTTCGCCAGCGGCGCTCTTTCGATTCCGTTCGGGATCGGCGCGATCGTGGTGCTGCTGGCGGTCGGCGTCTGCACCAGCCTTGCACTGTCCATAGAGTTCCTCGCCGTGCTCGGCGCCTACATCGTCGTCACCACGGCCTATTCGCTGTCGTTCAAGCGCATGTTGCTGGTCGACGTGCTGACGCTGGCGGGGCTCTACTCGATCCGTGTCCTGGCGGGCGCAGCCGCAACGGGGGTCGCCGTGTCGTTCTGGCTGCTGGCTTTCTCCATCTTCTTCTTCCTGTCGCTGGCGCTGGTGAAGCGCTACGTCGAATTGCGCACCACCGCCATTCCCGCTGGCGAGCGCATTGCCGGCCGTGGCTATCGCACCGAAGACCAGGAGATCGTCGCGCAGGCGGGCATGGCCTCGGCTTTCTCGTCCGCGCTGGTGCTGGCGCTCTACATGGACAGCGTCGCGGTCCGCGAGCTTTACCCGCACCCCTGGCTGATCTGGCCATTGGCGCCGATCGTGCTCTACCTGACCATGCGCGTCTGGATCCTCGCGCGGCGCGACGAGATGCACGACGATCCGGTTGTGTTCATCATCCGCGATTGGCGCAGCCAGATCGTGGTGTTCATCGGCGCCGTGCTGCTGGTCATCGGGGGCTGGTAG
- a CDS encoding mechanosensitive ion channel domain-containing protein, with translation MLFRLLRLVLMLTLAVSADLSSGAVAQVAGQAPAAQGASQPPAAPAVNQTPTAPAANQTPAAPAASQAPAAPVVSQTPAAPAASQAPIGLIADQQKMIQDLTVKTDGLEKKIQADGEEDSSLVDIRLQLEELSRESLNTALAFRPRLAEINARIQQLGPVPAAGQPAEPDIVAAERQALTSEKAEINAVIAAAQTLSIRISGLIDKIGNMRSALFRNLLTKRYVLTDALSPQVFSDANDEFSSFYKAVSSWLTFAFKFKFQAVLAATFVALGLALVLLVGGRRLFGRVFEPDPTVEDPSYLSRLSVAFWSTLLPTLAVSAFLVSTIFFFNYYNVLRGDIGIFLNALAVVIAVVFCVNRLANAALSPRLPNWRLIPVETGPARWLVRLSTAMAVVISVNTFLSVVNDKMGSPLSLTIARSFGATIIVGVILILMALLRPFKASDGSWRPWPAWLRYLSLALGLFTVVAALLGYIGLALFVSLQVVVTGTVLVTAYIGFLSARAIGEEGAFADTSVGRWLSTNSSYEDTALDQLGLVVSVAINLMIVLVFLPLILLMWGFQPGDIQAWGYKLATGISIGSVTISVTGILSGIVVFIIGYFLTRWFQGWLDGSVMARGKVDTGVRNSIRLAVGYAGVALAALVGISAAGIDLSSLALVAGALSLGIGFGLQNVVSNFVSGLILLAERPFKVGDWIVAGETSGTVKKISVRATEIETFQRQSVILPNSNLINNAVGNWTHRNKLGRVEVKVGVAYGSDVKRVHAILLEIARGHPLVLKNPEPFVLFSNFGAAALEFEIRVFLADVMNGSSVQNDIRFAVLDAFDSEHIEIPSTPRAVVEVKKHAAWPIDDDKIEVDFAEQQQAKAEAEAEKRRLAKSRRKKPDPG, from the coding sequence ATGCTTTTCCGATTGCTCCGCCTGGTTCTGATGCTGACGCTGGCCGTATCGGCTGACCTGTCGTCCGGCGCCGTTGCGCAGGTCGCCGGCCAGGCTCCAGCAGCGCAGGGGGCCAGCCAGCCTCCCGCGGCGCCGGCGGTCAACCAGACACCGACCGCGCCCGCGGCCAACCAGACACCGGCCGCGCCAGCAGCCAGTCAAGCGCCGGCCGCGCCTGTGGTGAGCCAGACTCCGGCCGCACCAGCGGCCAGTCAGGCTCCCATCGGATTGATCGCCGATCAGCAGAAGATGATCCAGGACCTGACGGTAAAGACCGATGGGCTTGAGAAGAAAATTCAAGCGGATGGGGAGGAAGATTCCAGCCTCGTCGATATCCGCCTGCAACTCGAGGAACTGTCTCGCGAGTCGCTGAACACCGCGCTTGCGTTCCGTCCGCGCCTTGCCGAGATCAATGCCAGGATTCAGCAACTTGGCCCGGTACCCGCCGCGGGCCAGCCAGCGGAGCCCGATATCGTGGCCGCCGAACGTCAGGCGCTGACGTCGGAGAAGGCGGAGATCAATGCGGTCATCGCCGCGGCGCAGACCTTGTCCATCCGCATCAGCGGACTGATCGACAAGATCGGCAACATGCGCAGCGCGCTTTTCCGCAACCTGCTCACCAAGCGCTACGTGTTGACCGATGCGCTGAGCCCGCAGGTCTTTTCCGACGCCAATGACGAGTTTTCCAGCTTCTACAAGGCGGTATCGTCATGGTTGACGTTTGCCTTCAAGTTCAAGTTCCAGGCGGTACTGGCGGCGACCTTCGTGGCGCTCGGGCTTGCACTGGTGCTGCTGGTCGGTGGGCGCCGCCTGTTCGGGCGGGTGTTCGAACCCGACCCCACCGTCGAAGACCCGTCCTATCTCAGCCGCTTGTCGGTGGCCTTCTGGTCGACCCTGCTGCCGACGCTGGCGGTGAGTGCCTTTCTTGTCTCGACCATTTTCTTTTTCAATTATTACAACGTTTTGCGCGGCGACATTGGTATCTTCCTGAATGCACTGGCGGTCGTCATCGCGGTGGTATTCTGCGTCAACCGCCTTGCCAATGCTGCGCTGTCGCCGCGGCTGCCGAATTGGCGCCTGATCCCAGTCGAAACCGGGCCGGCGCGCTGGCTGGTGCGCTTGAGCACCGCCATGGCCGTGGTCATCAGCGTCAACACCTTCCTGTCGGTGGTGAACGACAAAATGGGCTCGCCGCTGTCGCTGACAATTGCCCGCAGTTTTGGCGCCACCATCATCGTCGGCGTCATCCTGATCCTGATGGCGCTGCTGAGGCCGTTCAAGGCGTCCGACGGAAGCTGGCGTCCCTGGCCGGCATGGCTGCGCTACCTCTCGCTGGCGCTTGGCCTGTTTACCGTCGTGGCGGCCTTGCTCGGCTATATCGGCCTTGCGCTCTTCGTCTCGCTGCAGGTCGTTGTCACAGGCACCGTGCTGGTCACCGCCTATATCGGCTTCCTGTCGGCGCGGGCGATCGGCGAGGAGGGCGCCTTCGCCGACACGTCGGTCGGGCGCTGGCTGTCGACCAATTCCAGCTACGAGGACACCGCGCTCGATCAACTCGGCCTGGTGGTCAGCGTCGCCATCAACCTGATGATCGTGCTGGTGTTCCTGCCGCTGATCCTGCTGATGTGGGGCTTCCAGCCCGGCGATATCCAGGCCTGGGGCTACAAGCTGGCGACAGGGATCAGCATCGGCTCGGTGACGATCTCCGTCACCGGCATCCTGAGCGGCATCGTCGTCTTCATCATCGGTTACTTCCTGACGCGCTGGTTCCAGGGCTGGCTCGACGGCTCGGTGATGGCGCGCGGCAAAGTCGACACCGGGGTGCGCAACTCGATCCGGCTGGCGGTCGGCTATGCCGGCGTGGCGCTTGCCGCGCTGGTCGGCATCTCGGCCGCCGGCATCGATCTCTCCAGTCTGGCGCTGGTCGCCGGCGCCCTTTCCCTTGGTATCGGCTTTGGCCTGCAGAACGTCGTTTCCAATTTCGTCTCGGGCCTGATCCTGCTGGCCGAACGGCCGTTCAAGGTTGGCGACTGGATCGTCGCCGGCGAGACCAGCGGCACCGTCAAGAAGATCAGCGTGCGCGCCACGGAGATCGAGACGTTCCAGCGGCAATCCGTGATCCTGCCCAATTCGAACCTGATCAACAATGCGGTCGGCAACTGGACACACCGCAACAAGCTCGGCCGCGTCGAAGTCAAGGTGGGCGTCGCCTATGGCAGCGACGTCAAGCGGGTCCATGCCATCCTGCTGGAAATCGCGCGGGGTCACCCTTTGGTGCTGAAGAACCCGGAACCCTTCGTGCTGTTTTCGAATTTCGGCGCCGCCGCGCTGGAATTCGAAATCCGCGTGTTCCTGGCCGATGTGATGAACGGCAGCTCCGTGCAAAACGATATTCGCTTTGCCGTTCTCGATGCCTTCGACAGTGAGCACATCGAAATCCCCTCGACGCCACGCGCCGTCGTCGAGGTCAAGAAGCATGCGGCATGGCCAATCGACGACGACAAGATCGAGGTCGATTTCGCCGAACAGCAGCAGGCAAAGGCCGAAGCCGAAGCCGAAAAGCGGCGTCTTGCCAAATCGCGCCGCAAGAAGCCCGATCCCGGTTAA